The Coffea eugenioides isolate CCC68of chromosome 8, Ceug_1.0, whole genome shotgun sequence genome has a segment encoding these proteins:
- the LOC113779400 gene encoding trihelix transcription factor GTL2-like, whose product MGENHQQQPVFSANQSHQYNHQQPYIFQETQNLQTIPDFFHYHHHFQALLQQQRRLQDQLQQCVLGQENVVSTSATTAAVAGNNIRPSVSFFPLNFKPPDLNENITSSKNGGLDDDGSEDDLFRRNSAAAAALAMASPHYCWQNQEDSATAIRQPFWKPLCTNISDGNNNSQDKEVRPEMHQNKYYKSSEDTEQMNSSLENSKNRLFGELESICRSASVASEANKTGGASAGNLATTFSTCLPITLDKHNTNAGATAAAAAIGHCHDGSESFSGHEAPVAVVSKNKKRKKLKDELSSMAIFFEGLVHQLMDHQEALHSNFMNAIERLDKERREREDAWRRQELEKLEQDMAARARERALASSREASIVSYLEKITGQSIKLPPRNHPSDFQLAMISSGAMNGELSPSTSKVCRDDLSINMTSRRWPKAEVEALIQIRSSLEQKFQRPGIKGPLWEQISNSVRLEVRGFEAPTGISI is encoded by the exons ATGGGAGAGAACCATCAACAGCAGCCAGTGTTTTCTGCGAACCAAAGTCACCAATACAACCACCAACAACCGTACATCTTTCAAGAAACTCAAAACTTACAAACAATCCCAGATTTTTTCCACTATCATCATCATTTTCAAGCTCTTTTGCAGCAGCAAAGGAGGCTGCAGGACCAGCTGCAGCAGTGTGTTTTAGGTCAAGAAAATGTTGTTAGTACTAGTGCCACCACGGCTGCGGTTGCCGGCAACAATATCAGGCCCTCAGTTTCATTTTTCCCGCTGAACTTCAAGCCGCCGGATCTCAATGAGAATATTACTAGTAGTAAAAATGGAGGTTTGGATGATGATGGATCAGAAGATGATTTGTTTAGACGGAATagtgctgctgctgctgccttGGCTATGGCATCCCCACATTATTGTTGGCAAAATCAAGAAGATTCTGCTACTGCTATTAGACAACCTTTTTG GAAGCCACTGTGCACCAATATCTCGGATGGGAATAATAACTCACAGGACAAAGAAGTGCGGCCGGAAATGCACCAaaacaagtactacaagtcttCCGAAGATACTGAGCAAATGAATAGTTCTTTAGAGAACAGTAAGAATAGACTCTTTGGTGAGCTTGAATCAATTTGCAGAAGTGCCTCAGTTGCTAGTGAGGCTAATAAAACTGGTGGCGCCTCTGCTGGAAACTTGGCTACAACATTCAGTACCTGCTTGCCTATCACTCTAGACAAACATAACACCAATGCTGGCGCCACTGCTGCTGCGGCTGCCATTGGGCATTGTCATGACGGTTCTGAGTCATTTAGTGGTCATGAAGCGCCCGTAGCTGTGGTTTCaaagaacaagaaaaggaagaagttGAAAGATGAATTGAGTTCGATGGCCATATTTTTTGAGGGCTTGGTGCATCAGCTCATGGACCACCAGGAGGCTCTTCACAGTAATTTTATGAATgcaattgagagattagataaagaaagaagggaaagagAGGACGCTTGGAGGAGACAAGAATTAGAAAAACTTGAGCAAGACATGGCTGCCAGGGCCCGTGAACGGGCATTAGCTTCTAGTAGAGAGGCCTCCATTGTTTCATACTTGGAGAAAATCACTGGCCAAAGTATTAAACTTCCTCCTAGGAATCATCCCTCAGATTTCCAGCTGGCCATGATTTCTTCGGGAGCCATGAATGGCGAGCTCAGCCCCAGTACTAGCAAAGTCTGCAGGGATGATTTGAGTATAAACATGACCAGCAGGAGATGGCCTAAAGCTGAAGTGGAGGCATTGATTCAAATTCGAAGCAGCTTAGAGCAAAAGTTTCAAAGGCCGGGGATCAAAGGGCCTCTTTGGGAACAGATAAGCAATTCAGTCCGCTTGGAGGTTAGGGGCTTTGAAGCCCCAACTGGCATTTCAATCTAG